The following coding sequences lie in one Pan paniscus chromosome X, NHGRI_mPanPan1-v2.0_pri, whole genome shotgun sequence genomic window:
- the MMGT1 gene encoding ER membrane protein complex subunit 5 isoform X1: MAPSLWKGLVGIGLFALAHAAFSAAQHRSYMRLTEKEDESLPIDIVLQTLLAFAVTCYGIVHIAGEFKDMDATSELKNKTFDTLRNHPSFYVFNHRGRVLFRPSDTANSSNQDALSSNTSLKLRKLESLRR, encoded by the exons ATGGCGCCGTCGCTGTGGAAGGGGCTGGTGGGCATCGGTCTCTTTGCCCTAGCCCACGCCGCCTTTTCCGCTGCGCAGC ATCGTTCTTATATGCGattaacagaaaaagaagatGAATCACTGCCAATAGAT ATAGTTCTTCAGACACTTCTGGCCTTTGCAGTTACCTGTTACGGTATAGTTCATATTGCAGGAGAGTTTAAAGACATGGATGCCACTTCAGAACTGAAAAATAA gaCATTTGATACGTTAAGGAATCACCCATCCTTTTATGTATTTAATCATCGTGGTCGAGTACTTTTCCGGCCTTCGGATACAGCAAATTCTTCAAACCAAGATGCATTGTCCTCTAACACATCATTGAAGTTACGAAAACTCGAATCACTGCGTCGTTAA
- the MMGT1 gene encoding ER membrane protein complex subunit 5 isoform X2, protein MAPSLWKGLVGIGLFALAHAAFSAAQHRSYMRLTEKEDESLPIDIVLQTLLAFAVTCYGIVHIAGEFKDMDATSELKNKHSGRNGWIKKNIRSRASWLIPVISALWEAEDI, encoded by the exons ATGGCGCCGTCGCTGTGGAAGGGGCTGGTGGGCATCGGTCTCTTTGCCCTAGCCCACGCCGCCTTTTCCGCTGCGCAGC ATCGTTCTTATATGCGattaacagaaaaagaagatGAATCACTGCCAATAGAT ATAGTTCTTCAGACACTTCTGGCCTTTGCAGTTACCTGTTACGGTATAGTTCATATTGCAGGAGAGTTTAAAGACATGGATGCCACTTCAGAACTGAAAAATAA GCATTCTGGAAGGAATGGctggataaaaaaaaatattagaagccgggcatcatggctcatacctgtaatctcggctctttgggaggctgag gaCATTTGA